CCTGTTAACCCTTAAACTGCTGTCCAGGGTTgaaaatgggggaggggacaggaaggaggaagcaggacCTGGGAAAGGAGTTGCCATATGGGCAGAGGGGGCTAACCCAGTATGAGGAAGCTGAGTGCCTGGTTGACAGACTGTTCCTTGGCCTGGCTGAGGGAAAACAACAGCTAGGAAAGGCCTACAGCAACAGTATCCTGGGGTTTCCACCTAAGAGCCAGAAAGATGAGTCTGTCCCTCCCTTCCCAAGAGCACTTCTGTctgcctctccccttcccccacgATTCTTCCTCCCAGGAGGACCCAGGCAACTGCTGAGATCACCAGTGGAGAGTCCCTTTCAGCTAACATCGAATGGAAGCTGACATTGTGGACCACCTGTGGCCTCTCCAAGAATGGCTACGGAGGCTGGCAGGACTTGGTGTGCCTGGGAAGTGGTCAGGCCCAAGAGCAGGTAGGCGCCAGTGGATCCTAGGAGTGGAGGCTCGGGTGGGGCCAAACATAGGCCTTGATGGTAAGGACAGCCCTGCATACCTTAGAGCTGATTAGTGACATGGTACCAGTAGACACTGAACATGACACTTGGGCAGTGGTAGCTGCTGACATCTTCATGTTCTCAGTAGCCTTCACAGCTCTCTCACTTGTcccatttttttcccccattggggacagaacccagggccatgTGCATGCTCAGCAAGTATTCAGGTATAGAGCGCCAACCATACTGACTGCTAGTCTTATCCATAATTTCTGACTACCTGACTATCCACCAGCTCCCACACCCACCCTGACTTCCTGCCTCTGGGTCTCGCCAGTGACTGGCCCTCAGTGTTTCCCTTTTCCCTGTCCACGTGAGTCCTTGCCTAGTGGAACTTTCGCAGCTCGTCCTGCTTTCCTGCTTTGGAATGTTCCCTTTGGTCCTCTGCTCAGTCATGGCTGGGCTTTTCCAGGCTTTCCCAGTGCTATTAGCAGCTCCAACCCTGTATGTTGGAGAGAGTGACTTTGTGTCCTCGTGGCGATGGCTGTGTTTTGTGTCTGCATCCCCCAGTGTTTGGCTTCTGGGGTGGGGTCAAGGTGTTCAGTCCACAGCATTTCTTCAACTCCAGAATCTGTGTAAGTTGAGGAGAGGCAGACACCCTCTGTTTTCCTTGTGTGCAGTTTCAAGTATTTGTGATATGGGCCATTTTGAAGTCAGGCAGGTTAAACACTGGCTCCTAAACCTTAGCTGAACAACTACAGGCCAAGAGTTTTCTGTTCCTCACATGTACTCTTCCCCCACTGGGAAGGACCACGCGGACCTCCGGGCAAGGGAAGCATTTGGTGAAGGGCAggggaaaaggttccatgtgggaCAAGAGCAGGCTGGGAAGGGACCCTGGTGGCTTGGGAGTGAGAATGTACAGTATTTAGGACAGGCTGACAGGGACAGAGGACAAAGTTGAACAGCTGCGAAGGTACTGCCAGCCAAGATGTGAGTGGCCTGTGCAAGCGTCATATGGCCATGGCAGGCGAGATAGCTGGCCAGGTGACTCTAGTAGCTGCCCCGATGAACAGTGCACCCCCTAGCCCAGCTACCACCCTGAGCTGGGAATCCGGAAGCTGCACTGAACAACATGCTGGCTGCCCTAATGGAGGGGCCTTTGTCCTCCTCTCCTCACCAGGGGCTTCCACCCTGCCTGCTCCAGAGCACAGGCTTCAGAGCAGCTCTGTCTTGATGGCCACCCAACAAGCCTTGCTGATTGGCCTGCCACAGTGTAGCACAGGACACCGCATAGTAGCTCCAGCCTGGGCTCTGGCCGGGGAGCAGGTAGAGACTGTCATTCTGTAGGAGTGAGCCACAAGCTGGCAGCAGGCACAAACCCTTCCTCCTGGCAAAAGGACGTGAGCCCAACCTAGGGCTCAGGGTTTCCTGGACGAGGTGCCGCCATTTCTTCGTGATTGCAGGTGAAGAGGCAGGGTTACAGACTTCTGAGGAATGACCGCAGTGCTTTCACCCCAGGCAAGGGCTGCTTTGGCTGCATTCACAGCCCCCAGCTTGGTCTGGGATGGTGACTTTTTTTTGTCCGATCACTTCAGCTCCTCTCCCCTGCTGTGATGGGAGTCTAACCCATATTAGGAACTGCAGTCCCAGGGAAGTACTTTACCAGGCTTTTATAGGACTGTTAGGACATCCCATCTTCTATGCTGTGACAAAGAGGAGCTACTGGGAAGCTCAGAGCTTTGAAGTGAACGTGTCTGTAGTCACGGCGCTTCTCAACTCTGTGTGAAGTGGTGCACCTGTGTGGGAGAGCCCTGGTTGCCTGCGTACTCTGCCACTTCAGTTTCATTCTCCCAAAGACTGAGGCTACAGCAGACTTGGTTGTCTTGGTTGTCAGACTTGGTTCTCGACCAATGAAATGTCCTTGACTACCCAGGGCAGTAGCAAGGGAGCCCATGGTCAGTGTTAGGAAGGCTGTGCAGAGGGACCACTCACCCTGAGGGTCAGGGGGTGTTCCTGGAGCAGTAGGCCAAAGGTGTGAAGAGAAGGGACAAGGAGAGTCCATTTCAAGATGGGAAATGTGGCACGGCATGGACATGGCAAGGCAGAGGACAAGGGAGAAAGTGGTGAATGAGGGAAGGGGCGGGGTGTTGTCAGTTGCCAGTGAAGTCCCTGGGGTTGGGGGTCTGCTCTGTGCCAGTGGTTAAAGAGAGAAATGACCATAGACGCATCTTTACCAGCTTCTGCTATAGCTTCCAGTGTGAGGATCAGCTTAGGTGAAGGTGAGTGGGGGTGTAGGGACTGTGAACAGACCTGGAGGAAATCTACGCTGGGGACTGAGTAGCAGGATATCAGGGACAGACGTGGCTCTCCATGCAGATGGAGAtgggatggagatggagatgggaTGGAGACTTAAGCTGAGCAATCGaggagcctgcagagacagagGCCCTCAGTGCACGTCACCTGCTCTGTCACCAGTGTTCCTGGGGGTGGATATTCCTGGGGGAAGCATGTGGAGCAGCCTCAGTGTCCCTGACATCTGCCTCCCTCCCCAGAAGCCCCTGCAGCAGCTATGGAACGCCATCTTGCTTGTGGCCATGCTCTTGTGCACAGGCCTTGTGGTTCAGGCCCAGCGGCAGGCATCAAGACAGAAccagcaggagcctggaggccaggtgGGAGCCAGATTGTGGAAGCCCTCCTGCTCAAAGCCCTTGGGCCTGCAATACTGTGGCCATCCTTTTCCCACAGGGGGACTTGTTCAAACGCCGTGTGGTTCAGAGACTGGCGTCCCTCAAGACCCGGCGCTGCCGGCTGAGCAGAGCAGCACACAGCCTTCCAGAGGCTGGCACTGACACCTGTGCTGTTTGTCTAGATAACTTCTGTAACAAGCAGGTTAGTGCCTGGGGCAAGACCAGCTACCAGCTGACCTGTGGCATCCCTGATCCCACTCCCAAGAGACTCTCAAGTCTCCAACCAGGGTCCTTCTTCCAGTCCTTATTATGGCTGTCAGGAGCACACCTGGAGAAGGACCAGGAGTGCCCAGTACAGGTGAAGGGTACAGGCCTAGTCCCCATCTAGAGCCTGTGTCCCTCTTCCCACTCTAGTGGCTCCGGGTACTGCCGTGTAAGCATGAGTTCCACCGAGACTGCGTGGACCCCTGGCTGATGTTACAACAGACCTGCCCACTGTGCAAGTTCAATGTCCTGGGTGAGCACTGGGGGCCAGGTGGGGGCCAGGGCTCATCCCCTAAGCCCCACCTGATACTTCTctccctgctcttcctccttccatACAGGAAACCACTACTCAGATGACTAACTACCCCAGAGGAGAGTCTGCACTTCGGGATGGGCCCTTCCTAGCCTCCACTACAGGACAGTGGGGTGGACAGACAAGCTAGCCCTGTGGGCAAAGTGAAGGTCCCACCATACCCGTGATGGGTAGGATGGACTCACAGCCCCAGGCTGAAGACACAGAGCCAGGACTACCAGGCAAGGAGAAATCATTAGAGCCCTTCTCTGCAACCCTGGGATATCTGTGTTTGCCCTCATAGGCAGCTCGCAGGACTCTGGGAAAGAAAACATGGCCACTACATCTgtccccagcactctggagcttCAGAGATTGAATTTTATGCTATTTATTGGGGGATAGATTGAGGAAAAAGATGTGTGGCCATGGGACCCACTAGTCTGACCCTGTCTTTCAGGCTGTGACTTTGTCAAATCAAAGGTATGATGTGAAATGAGCCTCTTCCACTACTTGCTGCCAGCCCAGCTGGGCTCTTCCAGTCTGGCTGGGATCCGAGGCCTTAGAAACCATTTAGTGCTGTATTTCTTGGTTGGGCTAAATGTTACTGACCAGGATACTTGAAGGCACAGAATATATGTGGTGCATCTGCCAAGGgcatcatttaaaaaacaaaacaaataaaaaaacatttggGTAGGGAAGTTTTAATAGTAAAATAAACATGGAATATATTTTAACATAAGACATAAATCTGTGTGGATGTTTTAAGATGTTGAGCAAGAGGTGGggatgtggtggcatatgccagtaatcccagaaACCTGGAggtagaggaggcaggaggattaagagtTAAAGGCCAATGTAGTggtgtactcctttaatcccagcacttacgaggcagaggcaggcacatttctctgagtttgaggccagcctggtctacatatcaagttccagtacagccagggctccagagagacccagtctcaaaaacaaaacaaaagaaactaaggCCAAACTAGGCTACTGGGCAGTCCATGTAATCCTTTTGTACCTTAGCCCttggagggaagggaagccaGAGGACCATGAGCTCTTGATCATCcttggctgcatagtgagtttgaagtcagcctgggctcctctcaggaagaaaaacaaacaaaatagcaatCACCTTGGCTTCTCTTGCTGGGAGCAGATGTTCTTACATCCTCGGAGCCTCGCACTCCTTTGCTGCATGATCATGCCTAACCCCTGTGAGTAGGTTATGTTGTGTGACTTCCAGATGAGAAAGGCAAGGGCTGGGGTCATGGCTGactggtagaacacttgcctagaatgcacaaGGTCCTGAATTCAACCCCCAACACTAAGCAGTAACAACGAGAAAAGTGTCTGGCCAACACATGAGCCCACAGAAAGCAGGAGGTCAGGGACTGAAGGGGGTTTCATGTAGGAGACAGACGTTCTCCTCTGCTGTCTGCCTCCCCACcccgttttgagacagggtctgtatGTAACCCTGGCTTCTTAGAGTTTacattgtagatcaggctggcctcaaactcaaagagatcctcacacctctgcctcctgagtactgggattactcagtgccatcatgcccagctctgGTGCCTTCTTGAAGATGAGTACTGTGAATAAAAGGCCAAGAAAGAGCAATGTGGCAGTGGGGACCTCAGCCCCACAGCCTAAGCTCTGCCACAGCCAGGAGCTTGTAAGAGGACTCTTCCCCAGAGCCATCTAAAGGTGATATCCTGAGTGACACCCTGGTTTTTCACCTCTGAGCAACCTGAGCAGAGGGCCTGGTCAAACAGCTGGATGTCTGGACTTTCTGCTTGTTTCCTATTGTTCTCTGTCTATCCGTCTGGCCAGGTcctcactgtatagcacaggcCTCAAACTCTAAATCCTCCTGTTGCAGCCTCCCTCATGTATGTGTCACATAGCTAGGAAGGGTCTGGCCTACTGACTGGCAGAAGTTAGAGCTACTTAATGAATGCGGTGTCAGCAGAGGCCTGGGATGCTCAGCAGTCACAGGGCCTCACTCCTGGATTTGGATATGGCCTCTCTCAGGGAGCTGTGCCCCAAACTAGCTCTCCCCTGGTAGAGTAGCTCAGAACATCTAATTTCCTCCagaactctgcctcctgagtactgggattactcAGTGCCTGGGCTGTTAAGAAGCAGATTTGGGCCAGGTAGTGGtgcacagcactcaggaggcagaggcagacagatctctgtgagttcaaggccagcctggtctacagaatgagttccaggacagccagggatacacagagaaactctgtcttaaagcccccttcctccctgcccccccccccccaaaaaaaaaacagagttggGAGACCTGACAGTGCCAGCTCACTGCACATGTGGCTTCCATTGATCCTTCACTCAACCTGATGGCCTCCTCCTCATACAATAAATAATGCTACCCAGAAGGCTAGGCAAGTGTGGCCTGAGAAATCCTCGTTAATCTTTAGAGCCTGTCCTTCACAAATAGGGTGACTCAAGGCGGGCTAGTGGCTTGCTTAGAGAAATGGCCACTGTGTGTGCAGTGTGGCTGGTAGCGTTCTTGCTCGATCCCTTGTCATCCTGAACCGGTTGAGCCCCAAGTCTGTTTCTCATCAAACCTTTGAGTGGCTAAGGTGTCCAGTGGCCTGGACTTTCCTCCAGTGGTTTTGCAGCTCTCTGACCTCTAGGACTTAAGAGGGACCTCTCAGTTGTCCTAAAGGAGTGAGCTCCTCCATGAGCTGCCTGGTGTGCTTGGCTCCTGCACCAGATGCAGAGCCAGAATGGAAGGCAAAGGCAGTGCTCTCCTCTCCCTGCCTTGCTGAACTAGAGGCAAGCTCCTGGCCTCTGGCTCCTTGTTTCAGATGTGCCCTAGCTCCCCAAACTCTACTCTGAGTGCTGGTCAGTGAATCCAGGGTTACCCTTCAGCCCTTTCTATGGGATGCTTGGCCCAGGTGCTGCCCTCAGTGTGCTCTCCACGGCACCTGTCAGGATGGAAACAGGAAGCTCCCTTTCAGTGCCAGGCCCCTAGGGGCCAGTGACTTGCATGGTGGGATCTTCAGAGGCCCTTACCCAACAAGGAGGGAAGGTCTGTTCCCTCAGCTCAGCCACGCTGAGGCCAAGATCGCTGCGGGCAGATGGCTGGGGCTTTTATTCCATGAGGGGTTGCTAGCCACCTGCCCTCCAGCCCTACCCCTGCTGTGGGCTATGTGGGATGTTCCTGGGGCTGGTGTGAAGAGCCAGCCTGACCTCTGTTCGGTGAGAGTTTCCTCCTCAGCCTGGCCAAGGCCCGAATGGGGTTCTGGGCACAGGCGGCTGATTGGGTTCCGTCCTCCAAAGAGGACTTGCTGGGCCAGCTGCAGGGCTGCCGTGGGGGGGTTGCCCGGGGCCCGCCTGGATGAGTCCTGCCTGCACTGCTCATCCTGCTGCCAGGAGACTGCCATCTGCCCATGGGCCTGAGGACAGGAACACAAAATCCCCTGTGATCAAGGCGACCACACTTAGGACCAGGTACTGATCTTCCCGGCCTCAAGGAAAGCCTTACCCTGGGGAAGCACTCTGGGCCTGGGCTGGAGGTGTTGCTCTCTGAGTGCCCTTGTAGGAAGGGGACCAGAGCTGGCTCTGCGATACCATCTGCAAAGGAGGTCAAGTTCAGAAGGGCCCAGGAGGTCCTCCCTGCACTACAGCGAGTGTCACAAGATAGCTAAGGAGGCAGAACCCCAAGCCAAACCCACAGGTCCTCTTCACAAAGAGACGGGACTTGGGAAGCCATCCAAGGGCCAGCCTCAGCTGCAAACCCTTGGGCAGGCGATATATATTGACTCCTGAAGTAAAAGAATGAGGGACTGTAATAGGATTACAAGCTGGAGGGCTCGATCTTTCATAGTCTCACGTCTTGATGTATGGAAGTTTTTCAAGTGTGGTCTAAACCACATGCCATGAAGCAGGCTCTCACGGCACAATCTCAAATCCTGCCTGGCTGGGACCCCTTCTAAATAAAATATACCCAAGCCCCATTCAAAGGTTCACCTTGAGGCCTccctgctgggccacctctcggATTTTGGTCAGCATTGACTGGAGCCGCTTGTTCTCCTCCTGTAGGACCTGGATACGGATATCATTGGCTTGCACTTGCCTCTCCATGTCTTGGGTGACATTGTCAGAGCCTGCAGAGACATATTTGGTGTCCTACCTCACTGGGATGCTCAGCAGTCACAGGGCCTCACTCCTGGAGAGCTGTGCCTAAAACTGGCTCTCCCCTGGTAGAGTGCCTCAGAACATCTAATTTCCTCCAGAACTCCTGGGCTGTTAAGAAGCAGATTtgggccaggtggtggtgcacacctttaatcccagcacttgggaggcaattGTATCCAATTGGACAGGACCACGGAGGATGTGAGGTAGCACCCCAGGCACCAGCCCACCTTCCTGTTGCCACCTACTGGGAAGGTGACATTACAAGTCAGAATCTGAGAGCCAGGTGAGTCCTAGAACCTGCAGATTTGGGTATTGAGTAAAACAATGGAtcttggggccagagagatgacttgctggttatgagcactggctgctcttccaatggtcctcaattcaattcccagaaactgcatgatggctcacaaccttccATCATGGGATCTGAAGTCCTCCTCTgatgtgcagacatacatgcatgcataacactcatatacacaaaatatataaataaatctttaaaacaatggAGCTTATTCAAGGCCGCTTGCCTTTGGCCTGGCAAAGGTACTATAGGCTGTCCAAAGGTACATGGCAATTGGAGTCACAGGAAGTTATGATGGATGCTCTTGCTTACACTGTGTGTGGTTTGTGGAAGAAAGCGTCCAGCTCTATAAACCTGAGCAAGTTGCTGCCCAGGCTAGATCTTAGTTTTCCAGTTTATAAAGAagttgttgggctggagagatagctcagcagttaagagcactagatgctcttccagaggaccagggttcagatcccagcatccccatggcagctcacagctgtctgcaactccagttctagaggatcttcCCCAATTTCTGGCCTTCAGGCCCCAACACAGTGATAGACATATAGAGCCAAAACATCCATGTgcaaaaaacaatgaaaagaataaGTTTGTAGGGTTGGTgtgatggcttagcaggtaaagaaTGAtgtttgccaccaaacctgaccaCCTGAGTGTGATCCCTGGACCTCTGGCCCACATGCAAAAGGAGAGAACCACTTTCCACACGTCTTCTGACCACACGTACTGCagtgggtgcacacacacaaagtaagtgTTTCACAAAGGGTTTTAATTATCAAAGGACGGGGTCCCGCTCCATCTCATGAGGCAGGTGTGGGCAGCAGGAGGGGCCAGCActtagtgctctggagtgatgACTCACTGTGAGCAGCTGAGCTACAGTGGGTCTCCTGACAGCTCTGGAGAGGAAGCCATCCATCCCAGAGCCTTAGAAGTCTGGAAATGCTGGCAGGAGAACAGAGATCACCTGACAGGATCCTGTGTCTGTGTAGGTGCCCAGTGCTCAGTGCACGGTCCTAACCATGGGGTCCAGGATACTGGACAGTTGGGGCTGTATCCTCGAAAATGACCCCATGGTGTATGACACCAGGAAAGGAAATCTGGGGAAGTTGAACAAGGACTGGCATGTGATGTGAAGAACATTCTAAAGGCAGACAGACCTATGCTTGGACTCCACTAGGGTGAAGGGGCAGTCATTTGGCCTCTGGATTTCTGTGTGTCATCTTCACAGAAAGGTAAACAACATAAGAAACACTGTGGCTCGTGGCAGCTCTAAAGCCACACAGCTCGCCCTCTTCCCATCTCCTCTTGCTGAGGATGTGAACAGGAGCAGACCCTGGTCACATTCAGGCAAGCTCCATGCCCAACCAGGCCCACCCTGCCCCCAGCAGTACTCCCAGGCCCCTACTTTGGATCTGGGCCTCCATTGGCTGGTGCAGGTCTGGGAAGGCCACCAGCAGTCGCTGCTGCTCCTTCAGCTCCTCTAACTCACGTTGCAGCTCTGAGATGGTCAGCTTCAGGTCTGTAGTTACCTGCTCCAGGTCCTGTTTCTCCTGCTGCAGGCTCTGCAGCAGTTCCTGGGGGCAAAGAAAAGCTTGGACCTGGCTCCAGGCTCCCTTGGGAACACGAGACAGGCCTAGGTGCACTCAACAGGTTAGAGGCTCCTCGGAGAGGAATGCCGCCTCTCACACTACCCCCACTTTACCTGCTGGGCCTGTAGCTGGCACTGTCCCTGTTCCTTATCGTTCTGAAGGCTCTGCAGCTGTTCCTCCAACTCAGCCTGCCGGGCCTCAGCCTCCTCCAGACTCCCCCGCAGCTCTTCCCGTTCCTGGTCCAGACAGTCCAGCTGCTGTAGCAAGGTCCTCTGCTTGGCCTGCAGGGACTAAATGCGGATGGATAGGAAGGGCAGCTGTAAGGTCCCTGGGACCAAACAAGGCTCCAGGGCCTAAGGAGGTAACTGTGGTGTCTATGACCTTCTGTGCTGTTTGGGGCAACTTCTTTGACCTCGCTGTGCTCAGTTTCTTCATTCATAAAATGGGGGACAACAGGAGTATCTACCTCTTCCTGTTGTGGGAGTAAGGATAAGAGGGCTGCAAAGCCTGAAGCCCAGAGCCCAGATCATAGACCTCACCTCCTGATGACGGACCATGCTATCAACTCGGGCCTTCTCCTTGTCCAGCTCTGTGCTGGCCCAGCGGATCTGCTGGCCAGCCCCATCCAGCCGCCCTGCCAGCAGCTGCACTTGCTCCTCCAGCTGCTGCACCTGCTGCTCAGCTGCTGCCCGACGCTCACCTTCCTCCTCCAGCTGCTGGGCCTTTGCCTCTGCAGGATTGAGCGAGCAGGTACGCAAAGGGTGGGGTAAGGGAGGCCTGGGTGAGAGTCTCTGAAACACCTGTCTGGGGCTAAGGGGAGGTCACATCACAGCTCTGAAGGCCACATCACAACATGGGGCTGTGGACCCCATGAGGTGGGTCCTGGAATACCGAAGGCACCCTCTGCCCCCTGATGCTGAGACTCCAGCTTGGACCATCACCGAAGAACAGGGTCAGAACTGTCCTCCTATGGTTCCCACTCTCTTTGCTCTAGAAGCTTAGAATGGACACGAGGTCCATCTGGCTCTGCAATGAGTTGAGATGTGGGTGGGGTCAAACAAAAGGGCTTCTTACCCATGGCCTTCACAGATTTCTGCTGCTGCTTAAGGTCCCCTTCCAGAGTGGCCACCTTTGTCTTTAGGTCACATGTTTCTGTGGCAGCCAAGAGAGAGGCCTTTCAGAGGATCACTTGGGCCTGTGGCCTTTTAAGCCCAATGCACCCTGTAGAATGGAGGCAACCATCCAGTGTGCAGGGGCTGCTTGAGTTGGCAAGGGAAGCCTGGGGTGATCCTAGCAGGCCTTGGGCTCTGGGAATACTCCACAGGCTGCCTGCTGCATTCCCTGTGCCTCTCTGGACCCAGCACTCTACACAGAGGTAATGGTAAGGCTCAGAAAGGACAGGGACTTCTTGCTAGCAACAGTAGGCCCCAGTACCTTCCTTTCGCCCAAGAGCTTTTGCCAAAGCCCAGAGGCTGCTCTGTTGAGGCAGAGGTGTGGGGGTTGGGAG
This genomic window from Meriones unguiculatus strain TT.TT164.6M chromosome 12, Bangor_MerUng_6.1, whole genome shotgun sequence contains:
- the Rnf215 gene encoding RING finger protein 215 isoform X1 translates to MGPAGRPTLRSPSSPPPPPSPPSPLLLLLPLLPLWLGLAGPGAAADGSEPAARTGRGGARAVRVDVKLPRQDALVLEGVRIGPEAGPEPLLGGRLLLMDVVDAEQEIPVDGWIAVAYVGKEQAAQFHQENQGSSQKAYPKALVQQMRRALFLGASALLLLILNHSVVRELDISQLLLRPVIVLHYSSNVTKLLEALLRRTQATAEITSGESLSANIEWKLTLWTTCGLSKNGYGGWQDLVCLGSGQAQEQKPLQQLWNAILLVAMLLCTGLVVQAQRQASRQNQQEPGGQGDLFKRRVVQRLASLKTRRCRLSRAAHSLPEAGTDTCAVCLDNFCNKQWLRVLPCKHEFHRDCVDPWLMLQQTCPLCKFNVLGEHWGPGGGQGSSPKPHLILLSLLFLLPYRKPLLR